A window of Plasmodium malariae genome assembly, chromosome: 5 contains these coding sequences:
- the PmUG01_05021700 gene encoding GTP-binding protein, putative encodes MLLSKLPVRAQKKFNFSCSSKRKIFAFSKNEKIAKLAIPYKQKRVNSSIQISKCIQINSSIRISKCIQINSSIQIHKCIRINSPIQISKACFNSKSEELQRLQEGGNPYENSECIYVKKGKKIVILKKKKSEKNNATKSDSYIEGTQHNYLGESTRTKHITSHINPLREYLEPYDNSNQREAYTKHAKSYVNVNHKEGARSLTDNSTTLNYFTNNMEIHKEIDGLKNRENDISSSYSNGTHIYTSALEDDVDKMKNETMMKILTQPSEHIMMRNEKRFCDFLWVVAKSGKGGKPNYKKQRSRKLKGEGYGGHGGNVILKSKKSVYDLIKIEQKIKANDGEDYKENSRGKDGKDKIIFVPVGTIVRKRLFCKKKNEKNRKIFKSIFWYQFLNENEELLVARGGKGGISYSLFKKHDFRLPEKCEKMLLELELRLLNDVAFIGIENSGKTSLCSSLSKYYGNINTDMFTTTIPHISNINYIDGVQITLLDTPFLFHNAHKDKLRGKRILRHLYRSKLVVYVIDVSSDKLTNVDDLQVQDLYLNSLKGRKYTEEEKRKGKKKHRKRGDHNNNDNDSDNDSDNDSDNDSDNTASNMKNYYDDSIKQIRMLRNELFLFNPEYLEKKELVVATKCDMLHKNTLLNLDSLYFRLKCIYPHMEVIGTSARFGLGIKLLSRKIRELIYPQYVLQNNKLYAKNIEDYVIPTYTHFIEGKKKLQNYELPEHIKHIYDRNYLENFDYFLKKKGKQNIQINEKEINVTECNTSTPPISE; translated from the coding sequence ATGCTTCTTTCAAAATTGCCTGTACGTGCtcagaaaaaatttaatttttcatgcTCCTCAAAAAGAAAGATCTTCgccttttcaaaaaatgaaaagattgCAAAATTAGCCATTCCATATAAGCAGAAAAGGGTAAATAGCTCCATACAAATAAGCAAATGCATTCAAATAAATAGCTCCATACGAATAAGCAAATGCATTCAAATAAATAGCTccatacaaatacataaatgcatTCGAATAAATAGCCCTATACAAATAAGTAAAGCCTGTTTTAATTCCAAATCCGAGGAGCTCCAACGTTTACAGGAGGGAGGAAATCCTTATGAAAACAGCGAGTGTATTTACGTAaagaaggggaaaaaaattgttatacttaaaaaaaaaaagagcgaAAAGAATAATGCTACCAAATCTGATAGTTATATAGAAGGAACTCAGCACAACTATTTAGGTGAAAGTACGCGAACAAAACATATAACATCGCACATTAATCCTTTAAGGGAATATCTTGAACCGTATGACAATTCGAATCAAAGAGAAGCTTATACAAAACATGCAAAGAGTTATGTTAATGTAAACCATAAAGAAGGAGCACGCAGCCTTACTGATAACTCAACCACCCTTAACTACTTTACTAATAACATGGAAATTCACAAGGAAATAGATGGACTCAAGAACAGGGAAAACGATATTTCAAGTAGTTACAGTAATGGTACACACATCTACACAAGTGCACTAGAAGACGATGTGGACAAAATGAAGAACGAAACTATGATGAAAATTCTAACTCAACCTAGTGAACATATAATGATGAGGAATGAAAAAAGATTCTGTGATTTTCTATGGGTAGTAGCAAAATCAGGAAAGGGTGGAAAAcctaattataaaaaacagaggagtagaaaattaaaaggagAAGGATATGGTGGACATGGTGGTAATGTTATactaaaaagtaaaaagagcgtatatgatttaataaaaatagaacagaaaataaaagcaaatgATGGTGAagattataaagaaaatagtAGAGGAAAAGATggtaaagataaaataatctTTGTTCCTGTTGGAACTATAGTAAGAAAAAGActcttttgtaaaaaaaaaaatgaaaaaaatagaaaaatttttaaaagtattttttggtatcaatttttaaatgaaaatgaagaattatTAGTAGCTAGAGGAGGTAAGGGAGGAATATCttattctctttttaaaaaacatgaTTTTAGATTACCagaaaaatgtgaaaaaatgCTACTAGAACTGGAATTAAGACTACTAAATGATGTTGCTTTTATTGGTATTGAAAATAGCGGTAAAACATCCCTTTGTAGTAGtttaagtaaatattatGGTAATATTAATACAGATATGTTTACCACTACTATTCCTcatatttcaaatattaattatattgatGGCGTTCAGATTACCTTATTGGAcactccttttttatttcataatgCTCATAAAGACAAACTTAGAGGAAAGAGAATATTAAGGCATTTGTATAGAAGTAAACTAGTTGTATACGTTATAGATGTGTCCAGTGATAAACTAACTAATGTAGACGATCTGCAAGTACAGGATCTCTACCTTAACAGCTTAAAGGGGAGGAAGTATACGGaggaggaaaaaagaaagggaAAGAAGAAGCACAGGAAGAGGGGCGACCATAACAACAACGATAACGACAGCGATAACGACAGCGATAACGATAGCGATAACGATAGCGATAACACTGCTTCCAATATGAAGAACTACTACGACGATTCGATAAAGCAAATAAGAATGCTGAGAAACGAATTGTTTTTGTTCAATCCGGAATAcctagaaaaaaaagagttagTAGTAGCAACCAAGTGCGATATGTTACATAAAAACACCTTACTTAACTTAGACTCCCTATATTTTCGATTGAAATGCATATATCCTCATATGGAAGTAATAGGCACATCTGCAAGATTTGGTTTAGGTATTAAATTGTTAAGTAGGAAAATCAGGGAACTCATATATCCTCAATATGTactacaaaataataaattatatgccAAAAATATAGAAGATTATGTTATACCTACTTATACTCATTTTATagaggggaaaaaaaaattgcaaaattaTGAATTGCCTGAacatattaaacatatatatgatcgtaattatttggaaaattttgactattttttgaaaaaaaagggtaaacaaaatatacaaatcaatgaaaaagaaattaatgtAACAGAATGTAATACTTCCACACCCCCCATTTCTGAGTGA
- the PmUG01_05021800 gene encoding conserved Plasmodium protein, unknown function has product MQADFSEFLDEEKNIIGNEKIVNEEGGGTFNMHKNHFLQRERKKRNSTNEKEKYVYEIDHLWGYMEWHYNFEDEIKVQKNLVENINKLRKIPKLYVSAHIIEGAVNEMSKNENICILKYTTYPSFYQKYNKDLDKLKESSGKNSIYNVCNYIYEVCDIADKSLVFANSPVINTTMRNILSITKSGKKREDFNEAEDLECISEDEIWQIYLSKKIKCINDQWLLICINHELKNIIKYSGDIYFKIFNKYIKEYNDFLKSYNYNSTVGREDIHRAVSSTSRNSTNKGYMASINSSSSNSNIRGGDNCAYITNTRHNAFEVNCTSNNLNLEKLKKYKVNLIFSDNKDINHILYKLCLNMGKFNDAVLCTKNKTFNILMNDIDGTIAICLKSFLSKYYGCGDRGAQWDGINEGVKAENGVSGTSGTHTVHDDEELVKTLSIMGLCKEKIVLTEKATIFSNVELLFSYYMIVDRESLYRAEDSTKRSGNNHNNNNSYCDGEEEEEEEQKDDDGVIYISKKALFENLQFSNEEISSYLLHLQKYSTNNLLYIKNKGFRYVKSEIICEFLIKIIELISINDSLYEYQNIEKGKGMKNMLFQKYQQNLHKVIKKKKSGISLLNIINLIYENINDFSFLKKNKIAIEPYIILQLCWKCCDIENKHFEYFTIYYNYYFFYEYLNKQSEDLSYEDIFENYLEFLENDEYINDTIVYINLFKLHNVMALNILRSSGKVVIHSEKLFTFDMEMYTYVKYIDEIFRSFNSNLMDIIIQDFIRSYQFFLDFGYEKGKHNSKENFTPGKEGLVGEEKDVKGRKSGNYNEYNNDNDDDVDHVGQSSNQKLSNGDIYKNRVLFRNNIILGVNNINHICNDNYMFEYFIVVKYYYSENNFALLEKRLKKFIKTVEEDFMNTQLISSGGGGNITDDTNTSAYDMNKNYRSNLDKLKSNYCLNYKIFKYQTTSFPHIRLTNNYNDLLKFVYTPLSIHCSIFHENVIYNKKRKIFQLIPSFLLKDNLRSCLTALFTFKTSYYAQEFYPFLNPLLNNKDLIGTIAVPPLRHCRTKLIEKENKKNIEFLEVGNIVFSSLNKDIRNYSKSTEHKKKFIEKLCKLYNCNLPVNNFSA; this is encoded by the exons ATGCAAGCAGACTTTTCGGAATTTTTGgatgaagagaaaaatattataggAAATGAAAAGATAGTGAATGAAGAAGGGGGAGGTACATTCAATATGCATAAAAATCATTTTCTTcaaagagaaagaaaaaaaagaaatagtacaaatgaaaaagaaaaatatgtatacgaAATTGATCACTTATGGGGTTATATGGAATGGCATTACAATTTCGAGGATGAAATAAAAGTCCAAAAGAATTTAgtggaaaatataaataagttaaGAAAAATTCCCAAATTATATGTATCTGCACATATAATTGAAGGAGCAGTTAATGAAATgtctaaaaatgaaaatatatgtatattaaaatatacaacatATCCCagtttttatcaaaaatataacaaagaTTTAGATAAATTAAAGGAATCAAGTGgtaaaaatagtatttataatgtgtgtaattatatatatgaggtATGTGATATTGCAGACAAGTCTTTAGTGTTTGCAAATAGTCCAGTCATTAATACTACTatgagaaatatattaagtataaCAAAAAGCggtaaaaaaagagaagattTCAATGAAGCAGAGGACTTAGAATGTATTAGTGAAGATGAAATATGGCAAATTTATTTatcgaaaaaaataaaatgtataaatgacCAATGgttattaatatgtattaaccacgaattaaaaaatattataaaatattcaggagatatttattttaaaattttcaataaatatataaaagaatataatgattttttaaaaagttataattataactcTACAGTGGGTCGGGAGGATATCCACAGGGCTGTAAGTAGTACCAGTCGTAACAGTACCAACAAAGGTTATATGGCATCAAtcaatagtagtagtagtaatagtaatattcgTGGTGGTGATAACTGCGCATACATAACGAACACTAGACATAACGCTTTCGAAGTAAACTGTACTAGTAATAACTTAAATTTAGAGAAACTAAAAAAGTACAAAGTAAATTTAATCTTTTCAGATAATAAAGATATCaatcatattttatacaaattatgTTTGAACATGGGGAAATTCAATGACGCTGTGTTgtgtacaaaaaataaaacattcaaTATACTAATGAATGATATAGATGGAACCATAGCCATCTGCCTCAAGTCCTTCTTGTCCAAGTACTACGGCTGCGGAGATAGGGGTGCTCAGTGGGATGGAATAAATGAGGGGGTAAAAGCGGAAAACGGGGTTAGTGGGACAAGCGGGACGCACACCGTCCACGATGATGAGGAGCTAGTGAAAACCTTGTCCATTATGGGTCTATGCAAGGAAAAAATCGTGTTAACGGAAAAGGCAACTATATTCAGCAACGTGGAATTACTGTTCTCCTATTATATGATCGTTGATCGTGAATCATTATATCGAGCGGAGGATTCCACTAAGAGGAGTGGCAACAACcacaacaacaacaatagCTATTGTGATGGTGAGGAGGAAGAGGAAGAGGAACAGAAGGACGACGATGGagtaatttatattagtaaaaaagccctttttgaaaatttacaGTTTTCCAATGAAGAGATTAGCAGCTATTTACTACATTTGCAAAAGTACAGTACTAATAATTTActgtacataaaaaataaagggtTTCGATATGTAAAAAGTGAAATTATATgtgaatttttaattaaaataattgaattaATAAGCATAAATGATAGTTTATATGAGTATCAGAATATTGAGAAAGGGAAAGGGATGAAAAATAtgctttttcaaaaatatcaACAGAATTTAcataaagtaataaaaaaaaaaaaaagtggtatcagtcttttaaatataataaatttaatatatgaaaatataaacgatttttcctttttaaaaaaaaataaaatagctaTAGAaccatatataatattacaacTATGTTGGAAATGTTGTGATATTGAAAACAaacattttgaatattttacaatttattataattactattttttttatgagtaTTTAAATAAGCAATCAGAGGATTTATCATATGAagatatatttgaaaattatcTTGAATTTTTGGAAAACGATGAATATATTAACGATACAATTGTGTACATAAATTTGTTTAAGCTACATAATGTTATGGCATTGAACATTTTAAGATCCAGTGGAAAAGTTGTTATCCATTCGGAAAAGCTATTTACATTTGATATGGAGATGTATACATACGTTAAATACATAGATGAAATTTTTAGAAGTTTTAACTCTAATTTAATGGACATAATAATACAGGACTTTATAAGGAGCTACCAGTTCTTTTTGGATTTTGGCTATGAAAAGGGGAAACATAACAGCAAAGAGAATTTCACACCGGGGAAAGAGGGCCTAGTAGGAGAAGAGAAGGATGTAAAAGGTCGTAAGAGTGGTAATTacaatgaatataataatgacaaCGATGATGATGTGGACCATGTGGGCCAATCCTCAAATCAGAAGTTATCCAACGGGgatatttacaaaaacaGAGTACTGTtcagaaataatataattttaggTGTGAACaatataaatcatatatGTAATGATAACTACAtgtttgaatattttattgtagtaaaatattattacagcgaaaataattttgcattattagaaaaaagactaaaaaaatttataaaaacagtAGAAGAGGACTTTATGAATACACAGTTGATATCTTCAGGAGGTGGTGGTAACATAACGGATGATACTAACACATCTGCTTAtgatatgaataaaaattacagaTCAAATTTAGACAAGttaaaaagtaattattGTTTAAATTATAAGATTTTTAAATATCAAACCACATCCTTCCCTCATATAAGATTaactaataattataatgacTTACTAAAGTTTGTATATACACCTTTGTCTATTCATTGTTCTATATTTCATgaaaatgtaatttataataaaaagcgAAAAATTTTTCAGTTAATACCCTCATTTCTTCTAAAGGATAATTTACGAAGCTGCCTGACTgctttatttacatttaagaCTTCATACTATGCTCAGGAATTTTACCCTTTTCTTAATCCCCTTCTGAATAATAAG GACTTGATCGGCACCATAGCTGTTCCGCCCTTGAGGCACTGTAGGACAAAGTtaattgaaaaagaaaataaaaagaacatCGAATTTTTGGAAGTAGGAAATATTGTCTTCTCGTCGTTAAACAAAGATATACGAAATTATTCAAAGTCCACcgaacataaaaaaaagttcattGAAAAATTGTGCAAACTGTATAACTGTAATTTGCCCGTTAATAATTTCTCTGCATAA
- the PmUG01_05021900 gene encoding exonuclease, putative: protein MSGKYKLIFHNIRNRDVLKKAKNEYTVEKVIRTFYYSTKFISNSLKEGGTTISEGSSGKAFCSVTNKNGKNNYKDIKVIESEREGEEAAEEINQNEIISVDFEGTNLGKYGKVCIMQIYLEKRNIGELPQQNLEKYYIFDLLKVSVINSVKKIIENKKTLKLVHDCREDSSALYNQLGIKFKNVYDTSRAHMLLMEKKKEKDIYQISFSQLIHDYLGIKDECLSTIKKEMYKNEKIWEIRPLHKMSIVYALKNVKYLLPLYEKFNKMLPKEEVLEKSKDFINYCFLNSRYKLPTDLAKRGNIVEAMLVSKSIINCVFKLNSTRKGIACTPSSIAQFRNVNVGDIVLCVVSNKSIDQKILYLCKHDDVYDYWNLKERPRGKFKPSIHEIETDPMIKFCDEENIT, encoded by the coding sequence ATGTCGGGAAAATATAAACTCATTTTTCACAACATACGTAATAGagatgttttaaaaaaagcaaaaaatgaatatactGTTGAAAAGGTAATTAGAACGTTTTATTACAgtacaaaatttatttcaaataGTTTAAAAGAAGGGGGAACAACAATTAGTGAAGGCAGCAGTGGCAAAGCTTTCTGTTCAGTAACAAATaagaatggaaaaaataattataaagacATTAAGGTTATAGAAAGTGAAAGGGAAGGGGAAGAAGCTGCTGAagaaataaatcaaaatgaaataatttctGTGGACTTTGAAGGAACAAATTTAGGTAAATATGGAAAAGTGTGCataatgcaaatatatttggaaaaaagaaatattggAGAATTGCCCCAACAAAATTTGGagaaatattacatatttgaTTTGCTAAAAGTATCAGTTATAAAtagtgtaaaaaaaataattgaaaataaaaaaacattaaaattgGTACATGACTGTAGAGAAGATAGCTCAGCCCTGTACAATCAGCTAGGtatcaaatttaaaaatgtatatgatACATCAAGAGCTCATATGCttttaatggaaaaaaagaaagagaaagatatatatcaaataagTTTTTCTCAACTGATACATGATTATTTGGGTATTAAAGATGAATGTTTAAGtaccataaaaaaagaaatgtataaaaatgaaaaaatttggGAAATAAGACCATTACATAAAATGTCTATTGTTTAtgctttaaaaaatgttaaatatttattacctTTGTacgaaaaatttaataaaatgctACCTAAGGAAGAGGTTTTGGAAAAATCAAaagattttataaattattgttttcTTAATTCTCGTTATAAATTACCAACAGATTTGGCAAAAAGAGGAAATATAGTAGAAGCTATGTTAGTAAGTAAATCGATAATAAATTGTGtgtttaaattaaatagtaCAAGAAAAGGAATTGCTTGTACTCCCTCATCTATTGCACAATTTCGTAATGTGAATGTAGGTGATATTGTTTTATGTGTAGTTAGTAACAAATCAATTgatcaaaaaattttatacttATGTAAACATGATGATGTTTACGATTATTGGAATTTAAAGGAAAGGCCTAGGGGGAAATTTAAACCATCCATACATGAAATTGAAACCGACCCGATGATTAAATTTTGTGACGAGGaaaatataacttaa
- the PmUG01_05022000 gene encoding conserved Plasmodium protein, unknown function: protein MEELSCIPGYGNINVQALYKPQEDYVFVNDIKAKKFSYDPYFKKEPKGPFIKEYYEKYDITGTLKDSTFFPLILSQQKMNRQSNPFVAYPYGVPRDPEYEKCPKCKKSKKYKKGKNNGTCNNNGNKGKNENKGKNENKGKNENNGKNENNGKNENNGKNGNSNNNEKKNKYHCGLEFFISKLNPCSNNSPHDKTDINEDSCSEINPDFSTINDSQEEDCEARNCISQETPFSNNTERVYPPGNYGTRGTHAHVTEINHSNGCDIMGSYYTNSPKYSNADEDRSDYYYSYNESANLKSQEEMEKLYKEKMQRKKNFHLNANDQNCKGNVSYSNEKREKKFSMNYSDSEEGASLHNTEAESRREHVVTECLEHDEINDDEINDDEINDDEFNDDEINDGEISDGEIDDDEKNSSGNSYNNSYKCEKNPQKFKSTYTGEDNKLRSLNKRELMEGNYKDICPEKINRENKEMDVTNRVKQDKNAKQHIKQVKICENENTLNKYSVLESLKKQNNLKEHSREPTKGHPKEHSMGLPKRIPKEYSKEHANENSKPTRPLQINPNDSNKPEKNNKKEHYGRVCKLINSKYENERKKKYVGSTKHKLENANVFESLTSNEGDTKFPTSPKRVTVKYRKAYFEKENILPKKKIEKREFTHKNSKAVIARTKSLKVRRGTINFPTKNSNILYRKKSILNKQKSMVETKFKKQNTMLLKKKKTMSRLNSTKQPYIININKKKVITTQKSMNVLGNKKNNNSQLGSKKILARSKTKVYIGNETKIFKKANVKMLSKNPFNPRISTESSKMSEQDNSKKKKKEEREGQGEKGGDKVRKMEGETERETEKERKNGRTHGNDATTNKGKPHVHLSTILLTKNGNNTIRNKLKSKKKELFENIICLTKNMKEHPLKKKYNDNIDPRDLLSATSNNSTDS from the coding sequence ATGGAGGAATTAAGCTGCATTCCGGGTTATGGCAATATAAATGTTCAAGCATTGTATAAACCACAAGAAGACTATGTGTTTGTTAACGAcataaaagcaaaaaaattcTCATATGATCCatattttaagaaagaaCCGAAGGGTCCATTCATCaaagaatattatgaaaaatacgATATTACCGGAACTTTAAAGGACTCTACATTTTTTCCGCTTATTCTTTcacaacaaaaaatgaatagaCAATCCAATCCTTTTGTGGCTTATCCTTATGGCGTGCCTCGAGATCcagaatatgaaaaatgcCCCAAGTGTaaaaagagcaaaaaatataagaaaggaaaaaataatgggACTTGTAACAATAATGGGAATAAAggcaaaaatgaaaataaaggcaaaaatgaaaataaaggaaaaaatgaaaataacggcaaaaatgaaaataacgGAAAAAATGAGAATAACGGTAAAAATGggaatagtaataataacgagaaaaagaataaatatcaCTGCGGACTAGAGTTTTTCATTTCAAAATTAAATCCATGTAGTAACAATAGTCCACATGATAAAACGGATATTAATGAAGACAGCTGCTCTGAGATTAACCCAGATTTTTCTACCATAAATGATTCTCAGGAAGAAGATTGTGAAGCACGCAACTGCATCAGTCAAGAAACACCTTTTTCAAACAATACAGAAAGGGTCTATCCTCCTGGTAATTACGGTACAAGAGGAACACACGCGCATGTAACAGAAATAAACCATTCAAATGGTTGTGATATAATGGGTAGTTATTATACAAATTCCCCTAAATACTCTAATGCTGATGAGGACAGATCTGACTATTATTATAGCTACAATGAAAGTGCAAATCTCAAATCTCAAGaggaaatggaaaaattatataaagaaaaaatgcaaaggaaaaaaaatttccatttAAATGCTAATGATCAAAACTGTAAAGGAAACGTTTCTTATTCTAacgaaaaaagagaaaaaaaatttagtatgAACTATTCTGATTCTGAAGAAGGTGCAAGTCTTCACAATACAGAAGCGGAAAGCAGACGTGAACATGTCGTAACAGAATGTTTGGAGCATGACGAGATAAACGATGACGAGATTAACGATGACGAGATAAACGATGACGAGTTTAACGATGATGAGATTAACGATGGCGAGATTAGCGATGGAGAGATTGACGACGATGAAAAGAACAGCAGTGGGAACAGCTACAACAATAGTTACAAGTGTGAAAAGAATCctcaaaaatttaaaagtacATATACAGGTGAGGATAATAAATTACGAAGCCTCAACAAAAGAGAATTAATGGAAGGGAACTATAAGGATATATGTcccgaaaaaataaatagagaAAACAAAGAGATGGATGTAACGAATAGAGTAAAGCAGGACAAAAACGCAAAACAACATATTAAACAGGTAAAAATTtgtgaaaatgaaaatacttTGAATAAATACAGCGTTTTGGAAAGCCTCAAGAAACAAAACAACTTAAAAGAGCACTCAAGGGAGCCCACGAAAGGGCACCCAAAAGAGCATTCAATGGGACTGCCGAAAAGAATCCCAAAAGAATACTCAAAGGAGCACGCAAATGAGAACTCCAAGCCAACGCGACCTTTACAAATAAATCCTAACGATTCAAACAAACCggaaaagaataataaaaaggagcACTATGGTAGAGTGtgtaaattaattaattcaaaatacgaaaatgaaagaaaaaaaaaatatgtcgGATCAACAAAacataaattagaaaatgcAAATGTCTTTGAATCACTCACATCAAATGAGGGAGATACTAAATTTCCCACTTCACCAAAGAGAGTTACAGTAAAATATAGGAAGGCATACTTTgagaaagaaaatattttaccaaAGAAGAAGattgaaaaaagagaatttaCTCATAAAAATTCGAAAGCAGTTATTGCTAGAACAAAATCGTTAAAGGTAAGAAGAGGTACTATAAATTTCCCAAcgaaaaatagtaatatcctttatagaaaaaaaagcatcTTGAACAAACAAAAGTCTATGGTTGAAAccaaatttaaaaaacagaATACAAtgttactaaaaaaaaaaaaaaccatgTCAAGGTTAAACTCTACAAAACAACCatacattattaatataaacaaaaaaaaagtcataACTACACAGAAAAGTATGAACGTTTtaggtaataaaaaaaataataattcacaATTAGgatcaaaaaaaatacttgCTAGATCAAAGACGAAGGTCTATATAGGTAATGAAACCAAGATTTTCAAAAAAGCGAACGTGAAAATGCTCTCCAAAAATCCTTTTAACCCACGAATATCAACAGAGAGTTCAAAAATGAGTGAACAGGATaacagcaaaaaaaaaaaaaaagaagaaagagAGGGACAAGGAGAAAAAGGAGGTGATAAAGTAAGAAAAATGGAAGGAGAAACCGAAAGAGAAACCGAAAAAGAACGAAAAAACGGAAGAACTCACGGAAACGATGCTACTACAAATAAAGGGAAACCACATGTTCACTTGAGcactatattattaacaaagaATGGTAATAATACCATAAGAAACAAACTAAAatcaaaaaagaaagagctatttgaaaatattatatgctTAACAAAAAACATGAAGGAACACCCACTGAAGAAAAAgtataatgataatatagaTCCGAGAGATTTATTATCAGCAACTTCTAACAATAGCACTGATAGTTAA
- the DTC gene encoding dicarboxylate/tricarboxylate carrier, putative, protein MNKEIAEYDLQASSSVDATKKKLNEDKNLFYKVKPFAVGGVSGMFATFCVQPLDMIKVRIQLNAEGTNAIKNPIIIAKNIIKDEGVLSLYKGLDAGLTRQIVYTTGRLGLFRTFSDMVKKEGEPLPFYKKCFCALAAGGLGAFLGNPADLSLIRLQADNTLPKELKRNYSGVFNALYRIAKEEGIFALWKGSVPTIARAMSLNLGMLSTYDQSKEYLEKYVGVGMKTNLIASVISGFFAVTMSLPFDFVKTCMQKMKVDPVTKKMPYKNFFDCSYQLYKKGGIAIFYSSYSTYYVRIAPHAMITLMTMDYLNNLLKKFC, encoded by the coding sequence atgaataaagaaATTGCAGAATATGATTTGCAAGCAAGCTCAAGTGTAGATGccacaaaaaagaaattaaatgaGGATAAAaaccttttttataaagtaaAGCCATTTGCAGTGGGTGGAGTGAGTGGTATGTTTGCCACGTTTTGTGTACAACCACTTGATATGATAAAGGTAAGAATTCAGTTAAATGCTGAGGGAACAAATGCAATAAAGAATCCAATTATAATTgccaaaaatataataaaagatgaAGGAGtgttatcattatataaagGATTAGATGCTGGGTTAACACGGCAAATCGTTTATACAACTGGTAGGTTAGGTCTCTTTCGTACTTTTTCAGATatggtaaaaaaagaaggagaACCTTTaccattttataaaaaatgtttttgtGCTTTAGCAGCTGGTGGATTAGGTGCTTTTTTAGGAAATCCTGCAGATTTGTCTTTAATAAGATTACAAGCAGATAATACTTTAccaaaagaattaaaaagaaattatagtGGGGTGTTTAATGCGCTTTATAGAATAGCAAAAGAGGAAGGAATTTTCGCCTTATGGAAAGGATCTGTACCTACCATTGCTAGAGCTATGTCGTTAAACTTAGGTATGTTATCAACATATGATCAGTCTAAagaatatttagaaaaatatgttgGTGTAGGTATGAAAACGAATTTAATAGCTAGTGTGATTAGTGGTTTTTTTGCTGTAACCATGAGTTTACCATTTGATTTTGTTAAGACTTGTATGCAGAAAATGAAAGTGGATCcagttacaaaaaaaatgccgtacaaaaatttttttgactGTTCTTACCAATTGTACAAGAAAGGTGGTATAGCTATTTTTTACTCGAGTTATTCCACCTACTATGTTCGTATCGCCCCCCACGCGATGATTACACTCATGACCATGGACTACTTAAATAACCTGTTGAAGAAGTTCTGCTAG